A window from Citrus sinensis cultivar Valencia sweet orange chromosome 3, DVS_A1.0, whole genome shotgun sequence encodes these proteins:
- the LOC102611678 gene encoding uncharacterized protein LOC102611678 — translation MCRSADIQGFYFNNHKDRLKVKSFFVRLSRLLATQKKKMLPEFLTLVYLPRINETALEISGKDIRPDTPAFVTLYRVVTAKTDDGEVIYGSREPVVVTDAVSFEVYFDEEKVLKGIFRNDEDDWKLKCKCVLDREIGDDNGAGAEVYVGLDGHAAIIERVVLKSKRRNNHHYINSHRRMTFDLELEEIPEERGVESEPESDGCCSCSCSCGSDVDVQDEEAIHLELEGVRWAVDVGIWVMCLGVGYLVSKASAKSLRRKSLF, via the coding sequence atGTGTCGGTCAGCTGATATTCAAGGTTTCTACTTCAACAACCATAAAGATCGGTTGAAGGTGAAATCTTTCTTCGTTAGGTTATCGAGATTGCTTGCAactcagaaaaagaaaatgttgccTGAATTTCTCACGCTTGTGTACTTGCCACGTATCAATGAAACGGCCCTTGAAATATCCGGCAAAGACATCCGACCCGACACGCCCGCGTTTGTTACTCTCTATCGAGTTGTTACGGCGAAAACGGATGACGGCGAGGTTATATACGGTAGCAGGGAACCTGTGGTGGTTACCGATGCGGTGTCGTTTGAGGTTTACTTTGATGAGGAGAAAGTGTTGAAGGGTATCTTCAGGAATGATGAGGACGACTGGAAATTGAAGTGTAAGTGCGTGTTAGACAGGGAGATTGGCGACGACAACGGCGCCGGGGCTGAGGTTTATGTGGGGCTCGACGGACACGCGGCGATTATTGAGAGGGTGGTTTTGAAGAGCAAGAGAAGGAATAATcatcattatattaatagCCATAGGCGTATGACGTTTGATCTTGAGCTGGAGGAGATTCCGGAGGAGAGAGGTGTGGAATCTGAACCTGAATCTGACGGCTGTTGCTCTTGTTCTTGTTCGTGTGGATCCGACGTGGACGTCCAGGATGAAGAGGCGATTCATTTGGAACTGGAAGGTGTACGATGGGCCGTTGACGTGGGCATTTGGGTCATGTGTTTGGGCGTCGGCTACTTGGTTTCTAAAGCCTCTGCTAAAAGTTTACGACGCAAGAGCTTATTTTGA